The genome window TCAGCTGTTTGTCCTGGGGCTCACACGGTGCTTCTTTATCGCTGCACATCATCCCAGACTGGAGACGATAGCGGCAATGCTACATAATTCGTTTTGCTGAACCCTGGAGAACGGCTCCATCGGCAGCAGGgagctgtttctgtgtttcctgTACTTACcgctccctcctttcccccagtGCTGTGGAACGTCTATGGGGACTGCGATAACTACGCCACCCTGAAGGGACACAGCGGGGCGGTTATGGAGCTGCACTATAACACAGACGGCAGGTAACTGGCACGCAGATGGCTTTTGGCCTCAGGCCCGGCTCTTTCTGAAGGAAGATGCTTTCTGCTGGCCGGAGTCCCTCAGAGCGCCTCGTCGTTGCCCCTGCTCGGTCCACGTACAGCAAATGCTTGTAGCGTGGCTTTCCCCAGATAAGGGGTGGTGCCTGCTTGAGATCGACCAAAGGATCTGGAGTCCCCTGTGACCCACCGGTGCCCTTGATTTCAGCCGTGAGGAACAGAGGACAGTTAGTGTCGGCCAtctgggagaggctggggagggaaagaaaatgagtgagctatttgttaattttaaaggcCGTTCCGCTACTGCATCTGAGCTATTGCCACTGAGCTTTCCTTCCTGTGTTCATCCCAGATAGTGTTTGAGGAGGCGGAAAACCAATTTGTATGTATCTAGAAATGGGTGTTAACGGGAGTGCCTCCAGTGTAGCTGCCCCACTGTCAGTCAGCCTCCTCTGAAATACCGCCTTTGTCTTGGCATATGGGCGAGATTCTTCTCCGTAGCGTATTCCCGCTGAATATTTCCAGCTTTGATCACAGAACTTGAGAGTAAAAAAGGTGGGAGGGGAGAAACGTTTCCGAAATTGAGAACCTGACAGCGATTCTTCTCTGCAGCATGCTCTTCTCAGCATCCACAGACAAAACCGTGGCTGTGTGGGATAGTGAGACTGGAGAGAGAGTGAAGAGACTGAAGGGCCATACCTCGTTCGTTAACTCCTGTTACCCAGCGAGGCGAGGACCCCAGCTTGTCTGTACAGGCAGTGATGATGGGACAGTGAAGGTCGGTATATCGTGTAAGGAGATAGTCTGGAATAAAGTAAGATAGGATCTTTGAAAGAATTTTGGGGGTCTGCCCATTGAAGCGGGCTAAATTCAGCCTTTCATTACTCTCATAATTTCATTAGCTAATAACtttgatttcagaaataaaaaacttgaaataaaatttgaccgcttccttttttctgtaattcttgGGGGGAGGGTAAGAAGACTCATCTACTCAGTTGTCCTTTTTCCGCTGATCTGCATTAACCAAAGATGAGGAAGGTGAGCCGTTACTGAAATCTCGCATGTTagccccttcttcccccccaccaTGTTCCTGTGCTCCAAGCACACCGGACTTATTATGTTTTTTTGTAGAGATCTCCTGAGATCTGAAAGACGAGATTTCAGGAGAGCAGTCTGAGTCTCTGCCAAGTATCTGTGCAACTTCCCgtaattttgttgttaaatATCTCTATGCAACTTTTACAACTGCCATGTCTTTTCAGCTGTGGGATATCAGGAAGAAAGCTGCTGTCCAGACATTTCAGAACACCTACCAGGTCCTGGCTGTAACTTTCAATGACACCAGTGACCAGATCATATCCGGAGGCATCGACAATGATATTAAGGTAGGATGCCCGTGTCCTCGAGTGCCTTTCCGACCGTGCACGCCTTTTCCATCCCGTCACATTTTGCTTGTAGCACTATGCAAGACACCGCGTTGGTCAAGGACAAGTGTGGAAGCCTGTTGGTTAATTTTACAGTCACAAGAACCACGCAGACCTGCTGCGTCTGACCTCGCTGTTGATATAGGGCCAATAAACTCTGAGGGAGTTGCTCCAGGGCTGTTTGCCATGTGACAGCCTGGGCAGCCCTGGCATTCCTGGCCAGGCATCCCAGCACTGCTGTCACCCACTGGAGCCGATACGGTATGCTGGCTCTTCTGGCAGCCTGTGCCCGTCCCGGAGGCTCTAGAGCCATATATGAGGTAAACTAAAGAAAATGTGGTGACACATCCACACTCTCTGCCCTCTGCTCCAGTTTGCAACTCACTTTGTCACCTGCTAGAGTGGAAAGGTCTTATTTAAGAGCGAGCTCAATGTTTCATTCAGCTGGTAACTGAGATTCTCCTGATATCTGTACAGTTCAGTCTGTCTGACTGCCCTTGTAGCCTCGGGCTCCAGCCTTACCTAGGCGCAGGGAGCATGCGCTTGTCAGAGGGCCATCGCTAAGTGAAGCACTGACATGAGGTCTGTTCTGACTGCCCCTTGAAAGGCAGTAACTCTTTGGGAAAGAACAGCATGAAATTTTGAGGATTGGAcaactgctgctctgtgccttcAGTCAGTGGAATATGGGAGCTGGGGGAGCTATAGACAGGTAGAGAGGGATTCCTGCATGCATGGGGCTGCTGACATTTAACTCCTTGAGTGTTGGACACATTCAGTAAGAAGTCTTCTAAGGGGCAAATTCCATTTTCCCTGCAAGACATATAAAATTCTAGCCTTATATTTTAGCCATTCAGACCCCACCAACCGAAATTGAAATCTGATGTCATCAGCTGACTGATCACTACCAGtgtgaaacagaaacagcagttcCAACAGTCTTGGCTGTCTTTTTGTTAAACCGCAATGTTGTGTCTGAAAGGTGTGGGACCTTCGCCAGAACAAGCTCACTTACACGATGAGAGGACACGCGGACTCAGTGACAGGCCTCAGTCTGAGTTCGGAGGGCTCCTACCTGCTCTCCAATGCAATGGACAACACAGGTACGTCCTACCTGATACGAGAGCTCAGCCGTGCAGCCAGCTGTCAGACACTGTTCTCTTACGCTAGCTTTGCGTGGCGTTTAGGAAGGAACAGCTCGAGTTGGTTGacgtgtaaaaaaaaaacaaaaaacaaacaagagccAGATGTGGGGATGGGCTGAAGGGAGTTTGGCTCCAGAGATAAGCTTGAATTCTTGTTGTTACGCCGGTGACAGTCGTGTCCtttgcagggagggagcagctgcaTCAGAAGGGTTTGTCACGTCTCCCGAAGGGCAGTGAGGACACAAGCTATGGCACACGTTGTTTGTGCAGACAGTTGAACAGTCTCGGTCTGGCTCTTGTCAGGGCGGTTTGGCTGTTTCCCCACAGCAGGGAATGACAGCAGTTTCCAAACTGCCTGTCTCCTCTGTGGGGTGCTCAGCGGAGCTGATCTGATGAGAAGCATGATTACGGAGTGCGTTAGAATAAAGCAAATGCTCACGTAAGGAGATGGTGGCTCGGTTGTGGAAGAGTTGTTTtggatttttcccctcttgttgGCAATGGTCTTGGTGTAATTATAAATTTCTGCATTTGACCTTTCATATCAAAGCTTTCTGCAAGGGaaagctgctggttttcttttgcttgtggGGAAGCCTAGGCATGAGGAGAACAAGGACCATGACCAGGTCTTTGCTTGTTAGCAGCATGTCTTAGGAAAAGGAACGGTTCCAGAAGCTGACCTTGCCCCCATGCCTCTGCCAGCTTCAGCTAATTACTGTGAGCTCTCTGTTGCAGTTCGCATCTGGGATGTGCGACCATTTGCCCCTAAAGAGAGATGTGTAAAGATTTTCCAGGGGAATGtgcataattttgaaaaggtgAGTGTACTGCAGACCGAAACGTGATTGTTTGTAAAATGCTGCTGCTATTAACTTTTctgtaaattgttttttaaattcaaatttaaacCAGAAAAGCTTTAATAAGAACTCAAAGAAAGATTAATGTACAAAGTGGAATTCCAATTAAAGCTGCAGTAACAAGATTTCTTTGCCCGGTTCAGCTATAATTAGCTGTAAATTAAGTATTTTCTACATTTACTATCTACTTCGTGTAAAATAACAAGGCACTGGATGTTtccagcaataaaataaaatctgtaattaCCATCTCATCTTCCAAAGGGAGATCATTAAAGTGGTGCTCATGATATTTAAAGTCTTGTCGTGATTTTAATTCAAGTAGAAGGGGAAAACTAAATCTTCCTTTGGAAATAGATCTGtgcatgttattttattttagaatctTCTGAGGTGCTCTTGGTCCCCGGATGGGAGTAAAATAGCAGGGGGATCGGCCGACAGGTGAGTTGCCACTGCGTTAATCTGTTACCATCAACCCCGAACAGTCTTGCAGGCACTCCTGAAATGGGTTGGATCATGTCTAAAATGAATCTGGAGACTCAGCATTGTGCATAGAGGTGTGAAGACCCGAAGAAACCCCTGTGATCTTCTGTGGGCGTTGTCTGCCCTGATTACGGTAGCGATGTCTTTATATTGCCTTTGTGTCAGTGGAGAAGCACCTTATAGTTGTAAAATCTTATTATTGTCAAAAGCTGACTAGCGATCTGCATTACGGCTTATGTTCAGCCGCAGGATCCAACACCAGGACCAGCAGATGACAGGAGCATGGTTGTACTAGGTCCCTTGCGGTCACACCGGCAGATGCTTGTGAGAGTCTTTGAGAAGcagggagtctggggaggtGTGTGTAGCGAGGGGTTACACTGATAAGGACCACAAATACCAGTGAAATTGCTGCTTGGCGGCTTGCAGAAGGCACCAGCAGTGTTCCAAGGATCATTCTTGATCCTTAATTTAATTATGagtaagaagaaataaagatctGACTAAATTAGCACATATTGGACTTCTAACTGAGATATTCTGTAAACTAAGGCAACTGATAAAACGGGTGGAGGGAGGAAGCCAGCAGAGGGTCCATGCCAGACACTGAAGGTCACCGTGAAGGATACCAACCTCCGCTGGAGCAAATCCAGACGCACTCTCAGTGACATCGAGACAGGAATTCCTGCAGGCTGAAGTCCAGGGCATGAAGCAATAGTAATCAGCAAATTAACGAGTTTCTGATAAAAGGATAGGGAGAACTTTAGCTCTCACTGTCCAGATATAGTGGGGCCAGCTGTCACAGCAAGTGGCTGTGACGTGACTCTCCTTTCCAGTCCTGCTGGCAGTAACGGTGGTGCACGTGGTGGAGGAATGCCTGCGTGTTAGCCTGCCGAGGCTGTGGCTGAGCCGTTCAGCGAAGTGTGGCTGGAAGCCTTAGACCGTTAGGTTGGTTCTGCAGATGCTGATGCAGCTCCGTGGTCTGGCAGCAGCTTTGTTGTGACATTAGTGGGGAAGAGCACGCAGCCAGGTCCCGGGGCAGGTTAGACAAGGCCACTCAAATCTCTCTGCTATCTctgagcttttaaatttttttttgagaaggagTATCTGCTGGGAAAGCAAAGCGAGACTGAGCAAACGTTTCATTTGTCTGAGTACAAAATAGTTCCCCAATGATtactctcttcctctgcattacgtggagcgtgtgtgtgtgttggaaGGACAATTACCTGagtatattttttttgctgttgagCCCTTCAGAAGGGTTATACTAAAATCAACTACTTAAAGTGCTTGCCTGCTTTGCAATACCAAATTAAGAACACAGCAGCGGAGTGCTTTGAGAAAGCATTTGATACAATTCTTGCCTGCTAGATAAAATAGTTGTGCTTGAGGAAATGCTGCGTTAAGTAACATTCATGACTTAAGTTGCAGGCttgaatttttcccttttatgtgTTTAAAGAAAGTAAGTCAAAGAATAGCACCAGCCTGAAAATGAATGCTCCTAACCAAGCAGATCTGCCCTGTGTTGGTATGCAGCGTCCTCTCTACCTAGCCAGCAAGTGCTTTCTGAGGGGGAAAGAAGCTCACTTCTATTTCAACTAAAAGAGGCTAATTGGCTAATTGTAAAAGGCTAAttgtaaaagcaaattttgttctttgtccGATCTGCAAAGCCctgagaaatggaaaggaaCAGGTGAAACTGAGGAACCCGTTGTTGGTAGCATTGCATAAGCCTGAAATGGTCCGGCCTTGGTATTCGGAGTTGGGCTGCACGCGGGGCTGATGAAAGGGCTGTTGATCCCCAGCATGCTTGAATTCATGCGAGCGAGACATGGGGATGTGCAGTGGCATTTGCAGCAACCTTCCTTTGGAGGAGTGCGATGCAGTAGATTGATTTTACACGTGTTTTACGGGCTGTCCCCCATGCCCTCACCCTCTGCAGTCCTCTCTAAATAGCCGTAGTGATGCCTCTGGGGTGTGTgggtggcagagctgccctTCACACCAAACCTGGCCAATTACTgccctgctgcttcccttttCTGCCCTGGCAGATTTCGTTTTAGCTGCCAATCACCTCCCTAAAGAGCAAAATGAGAAGGCAGAGTGAGTGTAATCCAGAACTGGCAGCTTTCCCGAGCCACCGATTCTTTTGCAGAGCTGTGAACCTTGTAACGAATGCCATTTCACGTGGCGAGGCCATTGTGgttgggagggagggatgcgGCGTTCCCGTGCAGGTGGGGCGCAGCGTCGCTTTACCTGGGTTGTAGGATGTTGCTCAGGGCTCTTCTCGTTTTGATGTATTAAAACCCCCACTCGCTCCTACAGATGCGTGCCATAACGGGGGTCAAAGCACCGCTCTGCTTCCCGGTGGAGCTTTTCTGTGGCTGCTGCACCGTGCAGGCAGCAATTAACACCCATGGGGAGCAAGCGGTGATCTCGGGTACAGTGTGATTTGCAGCAAGGCACCGTTTCCCCCACTCTGAGACCATTTATAAGAGTAAGCTGAAAGCTGATCCGTGCCTCATGCCCACAGTTTCTTTCTGACCTCCTGCCTGAAGGATTCCGGTGGCTTCTGCGCTGCCCTTCAGCCAAGGTGCGGTGCTTGGGCAGTGGTGGGAGCCCGCAGCGAGGCCTGCAGGAGGTTAATCAAAGGGCTGGGCGCAATCTGATCGGCCCCCTAATAAATGCTGGGAGGGGAATCATGACTTTAATGGCACAGCAGGAAGAAATCCATATATAAAGCTGTTGGCTGTGAGGGATTACACTGtagcaggggctgggggagcaccCGAGCTCCTCCTTGCCGCTTGGCTGCCGTCTTGAACCAAGGGTGACTGCCGGGCTTGCAGGCAGGTATTTGCGAGGGTGAGAAccctcctccccactcccagtGCTGATTTGCTCCCTTAGCCCACTGTGTTGCTGCTATGTTGAGGGTCTCTATACGCTTTCAAATCCGTCTCTGTGCTCCTCGGGGTGAGATGGGGCTGCTGTGCCGTGACGGTGGTGAGGCTTTTAACACCAAGTTGACGTGCTAGCTCCTAGCTGCTCAGACCTCTGCTTGTCTGGATTTGGCAGTGCAGCATTTTGCTCCTGAGAAGCTCCTTGTTTATCCACACTAAGAGCTGCATCTGTTTCAGCCCGGGTGGTGAACTGCTGCAGGAAGAAGCCGTTGGTGTGGGGGGCAGCCGCTTTCCCTTCTCAAATGCCTGCACTCATAATGACTCTCTTATAGGTTTGTCTACGTGTGGGACACCACATCCAGGAGGATTTTGTACAAGCTGCCAGGCCACGCCGGGTCGGTGAACGAACTGGCTTTCCATCCGGAGGAGCCCATTAGTAAGTCCTCCCCACCTCAGGTCAGCTGGGGAAATAGTTTCagaactggctgaactgctgaTCCTCTGGAAAGCAGCCCCAAAATTGCCTGTGGCCCAGAGCCCCAAGTATCAGAGACAAATTTAGGGCTAGCAGACTCCcgcctgctcctctcctgcagacAGGAGTTGGGCTGGGTGTGCCCTGGGGTCCTGGGCTGAGTGCGGGGGCTCTGCTTCTGTGTCCTGCCTGGGCGGAGGcctgggtgggggcacccatACAGCAGCAGGGTGGCTGGTGGTCTGGGCTGTTGGTCATCTGTGGGTGGCCATGAGCCGTGGCTTGGCTGCCACTGCCTAGGGCTCGTCCAGAGTTCCCAAGGGCCAAGCAAAAAGGTTTTGGGGTACCTGGGTTTGGACAGCAGGGATATAACCATGCTCCCAGGTGATCACTGTCCTCATGTGATCACCAAATGCATGTCTCCAGCCTGGGGTCTCTTAACTTACCCCAAAAGCTGTAGGAAGGAAAGCAAGCTCTTTGTGCAGCGGGTTTTGTCCCCATTCTAGAGGTGTCCTGCACGTGGCACCACGTATCGGAGCTGGTGCCTTTTTCAGAACCATTTTAACCAGCGTGCATTAGCTGAGACCAGGTTTCTCGGCGCAGCGTGCGGCCCAGGCAGGACCGTAGGGTGCTGTTTGTTTCTATGGAAACACTTGCACCATCGGCCAGGTCACCACATTGCTCCAGCCAAAAATTGACAAGAGTCAACCCCGAATGAAGCCAAGAGCTCGGCTGTGCCGAGGATGACAGTctctgcagcagggcagtgAGTTATGGGTTTGTTCCTTGGTTATTCATTGTCCTGTCTTCAGATTGGAGACTGCTGGAAGAGCGGAGCGATCTCTCCTCTCCGGTTTGGAGCGGATTGTTTGCAATTCTATTCTGCTGAGCTCCTCTTTGTGAATCAATCActcagcttaaaataaaaattaaaaacctatCCAGGCGTTGCATGCGAGTTATGCAATTGATTTCTATTAACATCTGGGAACGTTAATCTTGTAAATCGCTGCACCCACTCCGCGATACTCATCTGCACGGGAGGGTGCACGGGGAGCCAAAATGCAGCAAGATGACAGACACCAGTCTGCGAATTCACGTAGAAATCCCCCAAATCTCTGCTGGACTCGATGAAACCATTGTCAGCGTCAAGAGCAGCGCTTCTGGGTCATTCTTTTGACGCTTGTGTCTTGAATCCCCCGCAGAGCCTTTTCTGAGTTGAGGTGGTTCAGCGGCGTGTTGTGGTTGGGTGCCAGCTGCATTTTGCCTGTTCTGATAAAATAACAACGTCCCGGCGAGGCTTTCCTGGCCAGCCTGTGCCCTCTAGCGGCATGCAGTCCTGATGGCAGTGCCAGGTTTGCAATCTGAACGCTCCTTGCGATGAAAATAATGCTTCGGGATGCTTGAGAGCGTTAACAGCATGTTTATATGCCTCTCTTTACCATTTTAATGCTTAGACATTACAGGCAGTACGCCGTTATGCCTGCCTTGGGACAGGGGAATGGCAGCCACGACGCGCAGCGTGTGATTAGGTGTCAGAGTAGTAATTCCATGAAGTGTTTTTGGGGAGCAAATGAAATTTGGCTTTCTAGATCCCTTACAGCAAGCGAAATGAGTAGTTCATTTCAAATGATGTGTCGTTAGTGGAAGTCTCAAACTgttgtgtttaattttcatattcctcccttccccctctctctcccacaGTACTCTCCGCATCCAGCGACAAAAGGCTGTATATGGGGGAGATCCAGTGAAGCCGACGAGGAGATGGTGGGATTCGTGCCCTCGCGATCCTTGGTTTACAGAAATTGGATTGACTTCGCTTCTCACCAGTGCTGGCCCCCCTCTCACTTGTGACAGTGGGAAAACGTTGAAGCAGCTTGGGGTGACAAGCCGCCCTCTCGCAGGCTGTAATGTCTGCGTGGTCTTGCTGTACAGCTTTTTTCCACCCCCCCTtctttggggaggaaggaaaatttgGAATTGAATTTGGTTTTGGCTGTACCACCAACTATTAAACCCTTACCCAGATCACCTGAAATTGgtaaaatttgtttaaattccATATGTGGCTTGTATATTCCCTGTCCagtttctcttggttttttttatatggTCAAAACTGAAATAGATAGCTTTTTACAAGAACTGTGTGAATGGGATTTATTgttctgttttacttttctaTTGTACAATACTAAATCAAGGCCCTCACTCGTATATAACCTGGGCAAACCATAGACGTTAACTTCAGAagagcagctttattttttattcatggCAATAAAAATGACCACACTTGAAATAATTATTGGGCTACTGCTGAATcctattttcatgttttgagTAAAATCCAGCCTCCtgctataaataaatgtaaagggAGGGAGTTTTCTGTGACGGGTGCAATGTGTTCAGAGCTCAGCAGTGGGGGAACCGGACTGGCTGCGTGTCCCCTCTCCCTAagcaggctggcaggaggggaggcCGAGATGGTGGCAGGTCCTCGAGCAGGTTAGATCCGTACCTCAGGTACCTGTGCCTGACGGCTGGGACAACCCAAGGGTGCCTGCACCCCGCCTCAGCTTCAGGGGGGACCTCAGCTTCTGCCAGATCTTGCCCTACAGCCACGGACcccctgcctggctggctgcttgctgccccccagccccagggttTAGGCCAGAAGGCAATGGTCTGCCCCCCCACTTTTTTTGCCA of Ciconia boyciana chromosome 21, ASM3463844v1, whole genome shotgun sequence contains these proteins:
- the SNRNP40 gene encoding LOW QUALITY PROTEIN: U5 small nuclear ribonucleoprotein 40 kDa protein (The sequence of the model RefSeq protein was modified relative to this genomic sequence to represent the inferred CDS: deleted 2 bases in 1 codon); the protein is MGERAGGAARAGARPAAMIEQHKRKVPGGGPGPAPGPGPGPGPSPAPAPGAAPGPDLPLVPAAAKRPRHELPGAPGGGGGGGQPPPGALLQAGPPRCSSLQAPIMLLSGHEGEVYCCKFHPNGNTLASAGFDRLILLWNVYGDCDNYATLKGHSGAVMELHYNTDGSMLFSASTDKTVAVWDSETGERVKRLKGHTSFVNSCYPARRGPQLVCTGSDDGTVKLWDIRKKAAVQTFQNTYQVLAVTFNDTSDQIISGGIDNDIKVWDLRQNKLTYTMRGHADSVTGLSLSSEGSYLLSNAMDNTVRIWDVRPFAPKERCVKIFQGNVHNFEKNLLRCSWSPDGSKIAGGSADRFVYVWDTTSRRILYKLPGHAGSVNELAFHPEEPIILSASSDKRLYMGEIQ